Sequence from the Pyrobaculum neutrophilum V24Sta genome:
GCAGACGCCCTGTGTCCTTTGAAATAGTTGCTAAGGACTTGGCCGGGAGGGTGGGGCTACTCCACACGAAGAGCGGGGTGGTGGAGACGCCGGCTCTCTTCCCGGTTGTAGACCCTAGGAAGCAGGAGGTGCCTCTGGAGGCGGTCCAGCGGTATTTTGGACAGGTGATCACGAACTCGTACTTCATATATAGGCTGACCGGGGGGAGGGCCGTTGATGTGAAAAAGATGCTGGGGTGGGGCGGCGTCGTTATGACGGACTCGGGCGCCTACCAGATCTTGAGGTACGGCACCGTGGAGGTTGACCCAGATGAAATTCTGCGCTTCCAACAGAAGATCGGTAGCGACATAGGCGTAATTCTAGACCTCCCCTTCGACTACGAGGAGCCGTACGGAAGCGCGTTGCTCAAGGTGGAGGAAACCATCAGGCGGGCGAAGAGGGCCGCCGCCTATCTGAAGGAGATGGACATGTTGGTGGTGGCGCCTATCCAGGGAGCTCTCTACGCCGACCTCCTCGCCAGATCCGCCAGAGAGCTTTCGAGACTGGGCTTCCACATATTCGCCATAGGGAGCCCCACCACCTTGCTGGAGGAGTATAGGTTTGACCTCATCCTCAGGGTGGTTCTAGAGGTGAAGGCCAACATAGCTAGGGAGGCGCCTATACACCTATTTGGGGCAGGGCACCCGCTGGTGTTGCCCTTCGCCGTGGCGCTGGGGGTGGACCTCTTCGACAGCGCTTCCTATATACTCTATGCGCGAGACGACAGAATCATACTTAGGGACCGCACTCTCCGTCTAGACGACGTTAAGACAGACTACCTCCCATGTAGCACTAAGCTCTGCTACACGCCTGTGAAAGAGCTAAGGGAGATGCCCAAGCAGGAGCGCACGCTTCTAATAGCGGAGCACAACCTGGCCGTCCTAAGGGAGGAGCTCCTGGA
This genomic interval carries:
- the tgtA gene encoding tRNA guanosine(15) transglycosylase TgtA → MSFEIVAKDLAGRVGLLHTKSGVVETPALFPVVDPRKQEVPLEAVQRYFGQVITNSYFIYRLTGGRAVDVKKMLGWGGVVMTDSGAYQILRYGTVEVDPDEILRFQQKIGSDIGVILDLPFDYEEPYGSALLKVEETIRRAKRAAAYLKEMDMLVVAPIQGALYADLLARSARELSRLGFHIFAIGSPTTLLEEYRFDLILRVVLEVKANIAREAPIHLFGAGHPLVLPFAVALGVDLFDSASYILYARDDRIILRDRTLRLDDVKTDYLPCSTKLCYTPVKELREMPKQERTLLIAEHNLAVLREELLEIRQRIHEGTLWEYLEIKARAHPTLYRFLKSIDRRLLEEYDPETHPDPHGLFFYSDTAPRRPEPARHRERLNNVEPLSRRAVVIKVEEKPYNRNWQYLYLKKTLGDRAHILFYDPIFGIIPEEIAEVYPLSQNESEGEDEEARAHAYEWLRRYDLVVLYNVDIPLMGKKVVKARSLEEVALYIQP